A region of the Dasypus novemcinctus isolate mDasNov1 chromosome X, mDasNov1.1.hap2, whole genome shotgun sequence genome:
CCTAAGatttctaaagtgtctttagtgtggggaatggtgccaacagcagcagccgctggtttcaactcacagttctgtcatcgcaatttccctcctttgtccctctcgcCTCTGGAAGGTGTTCAGCCttctcctggtgtcctaaactctagaagatctTTTCCTAggctgtcctctagctatttttctggaggagaagagtcCCACATCTTTCTAGTCTGCCGTCTTCCTGGAAGTTCCACATACAATCTTAAAGGGTATCTCATAGCTACCAAATGTGATAGGCAGATAGCACCAAATGAGAGGTGAGGAAAATGGGGTGTTCCAAAGAAGAATGCATTCCCCAGGCAAACACAATGAAACCCCAGTACCCAGTAAGCCCTCCTCAAAGAATATAGTTCATTTCACCACTGCTTCAGTTCAAGTGTTGATTTCAATTGGTTTTTACTATTGTACACACTCTTTTGATTAATCCACACCCCTATCAAGATAAAGGACATGTACATGGACCCAGAAAATCCCATCCAGTCCCTTCCCAGTCCTGCCTGCCCAGAAGCATTCACCTTCTGAATTTCCTTCACCAGAGATTATTTTGCCTACTCttgaattttatgtaaatggaatcatacagtactGTAATCTCATGTCTGGCTCTTCTCAGGCAGCACATTTttgagcttcatccatgttgttgcaagtGTCAGCCTTCcactccttttcttcttcttttaattaGGGGAGAGCCCAAATGCAGTCCCCCACTACAACAAATTATGCAGTCAAGTTTCACACATTTGGGGAAATCACAGGGGTCAGCATATCCGAAGTGCAATGGATATGCCTCACCCTGGGAAACCACCTTCGTGATCATGGTATCTTCCCTGCCAAGTAAGTATTGTCCACTCCATTTCATTGCTGCTTATTACACCAGCGTTGGATTGAACTACAAGTCATTTTCCCCTTCtcctgctgatgggcatttggtttggtTCAAGCAAGCCACAAACATCCTCATGCGAGTCTCTTTGTGGacatttattcttttcctttctcctggtAAAAACTTAGGAGTAGACTGGCTAGCTCAAAGTGTAGATGTGTGTTTAACTACTTAAGAAACTCCATACAcatttccaaagtggttgtgaCAATTTACATACCCATCAGCAATACTTTAGAGTGCCAGCAACTTGAGGTCCTCCACAATATTTCATGTCATCAGTTTTGAACATGAAGGATATTCTGGGGGGTGATTCTTGGTGGTAGCTCATTGTGGTATTAGTTTGCATTTGCatgatgactaatgatattgagcagtTTTTGCATGCTTATTAGCTCTTTTCCTTTGTGAAGTGcctgttcaagtctcttgcccagtTTCCAACTGgaatcttgtcttttttttttaaagatgtaccggggaatgaacccaggaccttgtacatgtgaaacaggcactcaaccacttgagctagaTCTGCCcccttgtctttttattattgagtgttATGAGCTATTAAGATACTCTGGGCatgagtcctttgtcagatagaTGTGTTGAGAATGTTTTCGTCATGACTGTATCTTGCCTATGTATTCTCACTGACATCTTTTGATGAGCAGacagatttaatttttatgaagcccATTgtgtcatttgttttattttatattgacaGTCTTTTGGGTCCtgcttaagaaatctttgcctagcCCATGTTTGCAAAGATATTTCCCTATTGGAAAACAGAAGATATTTTCTTCTAGAGGCTCTGTAGATTTAGCTTTTGCATTTAGGTCTTAGGATGCATCTGTTATTTTTTGTGTCTGGAGTAAAGTGTGGGCAAAGatgcattttatttgtttgtttgtttgtttggttgtatTCCCATAGAGATGGGTGGTTGTCACAGCAGCAGATACAGCTGGAAAGGCTTCCTTTGTGGCACTGAACTTATTTGGGACATTAGTGAAAAGTCAGGTGGCCGTGTATGTGTGGGTCTGTTCTAGGGGTTTCTATACTTTCTTTCGAATTTTTCAGTTCGAGTTTACATTCGGTTCTTCATtatagttgttgtttttctattgaGATACTTCCTTGGTAGTTCCCACATAATCATAATATTTCCCTTTCAATTCTGGAATATGTTTGTTTCTGGTAGCTGTGCTTAAGTTTTTACCTGTTAATCCCATTGTCCTTAACCATTTCTGGGTCCACTGGCACATTTTTCAGTTGAGTATGGGTCACATTTTCCTCATTACTGTGTCTGGTGTCTTTATCTAAACAGGCAAAACTTAGCATGCAGCCAAAAACTCAGCAAGAACTCTATGTAGTATTTGGAAGATCCTTCTCAGCacagttctctttctttctagtaTACTCTATGTGAATTCTATACACCGTGGTAGCACCCAGATCCACAACTCAGCAACATTGCCACATGCTGCTTGGATTCCCTCATCCTCTGCCATGACCTGAAATTGCCTCAAGGACAATACGTGAGTTAATCTTGGGTCCCAACTAATTTATTTCCCTTCTATCAGATCCAGCAAGCGTGCTGTCCTCAAGGTGCTCTTCCTGAAGTGGATGGCTTCTGCAGTGGATGTAGTCCTGCAGTGGATGGGCCCTGCAGTGGATGGATCCTGTAGTGGCTGGGGTCCTGCAGTGGGTAGGGTCCTGCAGCAGATGGGGTCCAGCAGTGGATAGTTCCTGCATGGATGGCTCCTGAAGTGGCTGGAGTCCTGTAGTGGCTGGAGTCCTGTAATGGATGGCTCCCACAGTGGATGGATCCCACAGTGAATGGCTTTCTGGAGTGGATGGGGTCTAATGGTTGGTATATGTTtgagaactggagagaaggtgaaTGTGGCCTGGGTCCAGGGTGATGGAAGAAGGGGCAAGTAGACAAAAGTCCATGAGGTAACAGTGAGAAGACAGAATGGAGGGGCCGAGAGGGTCATGCCAGAGACCATGGCAGATGTCCGGGTGATGGGCGAATTATGGAGCCATTGCCTGTCTTCATCTGCTTAGGTAGCAGGaagagcagagctgggattcaagcaCAGCTGTGGAGGCAGCTGTCTTTGTCAGCCAGGCCTTCCCCAAAGCTCCATACCATgagggctctcccttctcttagaGGGAGATGCCTGACATCTTCCTGGCTGGTTGCCCAGATGACCATGAAAAGGCCCAGGCCTTCCACAGAGTGAGTATGACATCCTCAGGCAGGCACAATTTGGCCCGGTGCAGTCCTAGCTGACCATCCCAACTGATGCTGTGTCCCTTGGCTAGACATATGGTCCCAAGTGTTCAGGCAACCTTGGTGGTCATGGAGTTGGCCTGCTGGTTATATTTCTTGTGGCACCCCATGCCCTGTTCTTATCACTGCCCCCCTCTGCCATCACACATTTGTGATCTGGGGAATCCATCAGTTAGTTTTACTTGTGGCTTTTGGAAGCACCAGAGGAAATGCCTTCCATGAAACCACCGATAAGGACCTCTgatgaggcccagagcctcaacagacttcagcttctacactttgatttattggacttaccccactcagctaacatggagttgaagaaggtcagccaccacaccatggagcctagagtgtctacaactgaaagcaggaggagtgcatccagtatccatgtggaatctaagcccccacttgacatagatgtgcaatggacacaaccaatccaatgtccacagagaaaatgtggaatgggtgtgggaagggtagccatggtggctgctgggtgtggggaatgggaggaagagatgagatgtggaggcatttttgggacgtggagttgtcctgggtggtgcttcatggacaactacgggacattgtagatccccccagggcccactggatggaacatgggagagtgtgggctatgatgtggaccattgactaggggtgcagtgatgctcagagatgtacttaccaggtgcaacggatgtgtcacaatgatgggagagagtgttgctgtggagggagtggggggtgggggcggtggggttgattgggacctcatatttttttaatgtaatttttaaaaataaataaataatttaaaaaaaaaaaaaaggacctctGATGAGAGACCAGACCTCAGGAGCCCAAGTTGGAGGCAGGGGTAGAGCTACAAGGTACAGCTAATGTGTATGGCCAAGGCCAGGTGAACCCTGGGATTTCCTCAGCAGGCAAGACTCCCATTCTCTTGCAGAAAATGTGGCTGGGTCCTGCAAATGCCTCAGACATAATTCTGGCCGTGGAGCTGAGTTTTCCACTGGGCAGGGAAGCCAGGACCTTATGCTGCCACCTGAAATGCCCCCTCCTGGAAGTCCTGGTCCTGTCCTTGAACCCCGGCTGACTCCCAAGACACCATCCTGAGGCCCAAACAATGAGGCCTGGCAGGCTCAAGGGCCCAGTTTGCAAAGGCTCTGGCACGATTTGTAGGGAAGAGTCAGCCACACCAAGATGACACCTGCCAGAACTGAAAGTTGTCCCCTTGGGGTGAGGGAAGcgttcacacacacacaggctgcAGGAGCTGTGACTGGAAGGCAGCTTATGGGAGAAAAGATACAATTGCTATTTAGCCATGCACAAGTTCACTGGAAGCCACCGGCAGGTCAAGCTGGCTACAAAGGCCGTTGCAACCTGAGCCACCACCAGGGATGGCCAGCCCCTTAGGCCAGGACCAGAGTCCTTTGCGCCACCCAGATCCTGCTGCCGTCCCCTCTTTCAGAGGAACCGCGATGAGCGTCTAAGTGTCCAGAAGGCAGCCAGGTCTGTGAAGGAACAATCAAGGGCACTGCTCATATTTACCCAGCCCAAGAGAAGCACAATTTGGGGCGCATGAACGCCCCCTGGTGGTGGCACTCAGAAGTACTGTTCAAATGCCTGTGAGGTGGCAGAGGGCAAACCTAGGTCCAGAGAGGGCTGGCTGTCAGAAAAGACCTCGTTAGTCACTGATTCTGTGTTTGCAAATTCAACTCCTCACTAAAATCCCTTTGTAACCCCAAATTCAGATCACAGGGCTTTCACAGTCACTCGTGTGCAGATTTGCAAAATAACTTGTCTTCTTGATATGCATGCTCCCAGCTGAGATGGGACCAGCTCTTTTGCTGTAAGcaaatgttgtgtgtgtgtgtgtgtgtgtggtcatTTAGTGCCacgttttttatatttttgtgcttttcattgttgatttttgtttttaagaaggcCCCAAAGTGTAGTACCAAACTGATGTCTAGTGTTCTTCaatgcaggcaggctgcaatgcTCCTTACAGGAAAGTGCGTTAGAGAAGCTTCATTTGGGCATGAGTAATGGTGCTGTGGACTGTGAATTCCATGTAAATGAAACCTCAGTATAGGTGTCTTcaaacaaaaacacacagaaacCAAGGTTATGTATTGATTGGTTGACAAAATGTCACCAGAGGCTCACGGGAAACTAACCCTGGATTTCCCCTGGAGTGATGATTCATGATTTATCAGTTCAGTGTTTGGGCGACTCCACAGAGCATAACCATTGTCAAGATGGAGAATCGACAGTGCTGACTGGCAGGTGGGAGAAGCTGGCTTGGGCACGGAAGGTTCATGCAGGAGGATGCTCGCCTGACTGCCCTGGGGCCTGTTGAGGGTTCAGGGCAGGGTAGAGAGACCCCAGGGTCTTAGAGCAGGACCAAAGAGCTTGGTGGAGGGAGGGGGCTGTTGAACAGCCAGAACGGGCAGTGGTCGGTAGAGAGCTAGTCTGAACGCTTAGTTTAGGAAGTATTGGCATTTCGTGCTAAGAGGCTTTCCGAGGAGAACAGTAACTAGCGCAAAACAGAAAGCCCCTTCCCTCCCTACCCACCGAGATTATGGGACACGTCCGAGGTTGCCTGGCTGGAAGAGGGTCACACTCAGACCCCTCTGCTTCTGTGCCCGTGTTCCATCCACTCAGCCAGGGTAGCTGCCGCCTGAATTCCACTAACAACTAGCACCAGAAGAGGTGTGTTCTGGAAGTGGCCCATCCCCAAGTGGTGTGGGGCAATGCTCTTCAGCCTGCTTGGCAAAGTGCCCATCACCTGCGGTCTCCTAAGGAAGTACTTGGGTGTTTATTCATGTGGCCGACCCCTGCGGagccctctccctggggcccatCATTGGGAATCATGGGACCTTGGGGCAGCATAATGAcaattccttctcttctgggagtGGGGCCTCAGGTCTAGCTGGCCACAGGGCATGGCGTGGGGAACGGGAAAGTAGGAGGACAAAGGGATCCTGGGTAAGTCACAAATGAAGTCATGACCACGGCTGCCACCCCTTTTCTCAACACATCCTCCCccaaaagagcaaaaagaaagaaCGTGTTAAGAGCTGGGCCCTGGCTCCAACCAGCTTACACACCAACGAGGAACCTGGGGTCCAGCAGGACGCTGCCCTGGGCCTCCTCACTCTACAAAGTCTGTCTCCTCCCTTTTCTCACCAACCTGAGTCCCCCCATTGGGCGCCTCTGACCTCACCTGGACGCCCCGACAGCACGGCGCAGGGACTGCTACTAGCCCCTCTGGCTGCTGCCCACCGGCCCTCAGTCTCACCCCTTTGTCTTGCCCACTTCTTTCCGGGGGGCTCCCATGGCCACCACCCACACCTATCAGCTTCGTTCAGCTCCCGCTGCCTAGGACACCCCACAGCCCCTCACCACCCTGCCCCTCCacacccaccgcccccaccccttccccagcagAGCCGCCCTCCATTTCCCACAGCAGAAGCGAGGCTCGGCTGACACACTCAATAAACTTTATTGAAGAGAAACATTTTCTAAAACCATTTAGAAGGAATTACAACACAGAACTTGGAACTGCCACTACAGGCCACAGGTCGGGGCACGATCTTCCTCCCCGGATTGCCAACAGGGGCCTCAGCTGCCCCCCACTCCACTGCCTCCGGTCACCTTCTCCCTTCCCAAGGGCCCCGGGACGTGACTCCCACGGGAACGAGGGACCCTGGCCATGTGCACGCCCACAGGACATCACAGGTACGCTGGGAAACACAGCAGAGAACATCACCAcgttgaggaaactgagtcacaagTGACAACGAGGTGGAACTTTAAGCACAGTCCCTGCGGAGTGTCCCACAGCCCCTTGCCCGTCTTTCCCACTGTCTTCTGGGACTCGGCTCCGGGCCTCCGGGAACAGCTGCTCAGAGGACACACACGTCTCCACAATCGAGGACCCCAGCCGCCTGCAGGCACCTGGGAGAGCAGGGCTGAGCCCCCACAGGGATGTTGGTTGGGGTGGGCGCTGGCTTGATTGGGGGGTGATGACGATGTCTACTGGGCTATGGGTGGCTGATGTGTGGAGGTGCCCTTggtcagggctgggggtgggggtgagggtggggggtcTGGCGCTCAGGAAGGCTTCCAGGCAGGCTGCCcagtgggtggggcaggggctgcttggAAAGGCCGCAAGGGGggcagccccttccccacccctgcccagatTCAGTGGGGAATGTGGTCATCTGGGCCCCTCGAATGGTCTGAGGGTGGTGGCCTGGGCCCCTGGCAGGAGATGGGGGCCCAAGGGTCCTGGGCAGTTGAGGCCTATTTGCCCAAGGGGGACTCGGGGCCGCTCAACTCCCCAGCCCCACCTGTGTTTCCCGCCTCCTCTCCAGGGGTGTCCTCGGCCCCCTGGGCGCCTGCCTGGGCAAGGTGCTCGGGTGCACAACCAGGACCTTCTGGGCCGGTCCCAGAAGCACTGCCcacctggggtggggcagggtccCCGCTGGCACCAGGGGCCTCTGTGGGCCCTGCCTGACCGGTGCCCATGGAAGCCAGGTTGTGGGCATCGTCCTCTGCTGCCCTGTCATCCTCCGGGTTGGCGTCACCTCTGGACTCAGCCTCGAACCTGGCCCTTTCTTCCGCCTGGGGTCTCTCGCCCCTGGCTAAACTGGCCTCCCAGGCCTCGGCCTCGCGAACGAGCCCCAGCATCTCCAGGAAGCTGGGCGGCCTCCCCACCATTCTCAGCTTCCTCAGCGCTTCGTCCAGAGGCTCGATCAGGGAGGCTGTGGTGAGCACCTGCCTCAGGCGCACGTGATCTGCTGAGGCTCTGGCCAGGGCCCCCTTCTCCATGGCCTTCTGCAGCAGCACTTCGAGCCGCAGCACGTAAGCAGAGAGACGCTCGCCCGCCTTCTGCTGGGCCGTCAAACACCGCACCCGGGTTGTCGCTGCTGACTCGTTGCCGCCAAACACTTGCACCAGGGCTGCCAGGCACTCCTGTGCCGTTCTGGATGGATTCTCGGCCAGAAGCCCATGCACCAGCTGCAGAGGGGTCCCCCGCAAACCCTCcagcagcctcctcctcctctccctttccGAGACCCCTTGCCACACGTGCAGCATGTCGCTGGTGTGGTCTAGCCAGACATCGAAGGACTCCTCCCCGGGCGCCGGCTCCTCCCTCCCGGAAAAGACGCCCAGGTGCTGGTACCTGACAGTCTCCACCCAGGGCTGGACGGCCTGGCTGATGGAGCGGAGCCAGCACACCCGGCGCAGTCCCAGCCCCAGGGCGCCCGCCACGCTCTCCACGCTCTGGCCCTGTTGCTCTATGAAGTGAAAGACGCGGTTGAGAAACTCCTCGCCTGAGCACCGGGGCACGAAAACCACGTTCCAGGGTCCCCCGTTTCCGGGGATTTCCCTGGGGACCAAAGCATAGTTGACCTCTTGGTCA
Encoded here:
- the PNMA6A gene encoding paraneoplastic antigen-like protein 6A isoform X2 — encoded protein: MAVTMLQDWCRWMGVSARRALLVLGVPEDCEEAELQDSLEAALWPMGHFAVLGKVFREEENATAVLVELDQEVNYALVPREIPGNGGPWNVVFVPRCSGEEFLNRVFHFIEQQGQSVESVAGALGLGLRRVCWLRSISQAVQPWVETVRYQHLGVFSGREEPAPGEESFDVWLDHTSDMLHVWQGVSERERRRRLLEGLRGTPLQLVHGLLAENPSRTAQECLAALVQVFGGNESAATTRVRCLTAQQKAGERLSAYVLRLEVLLQKAMEKGALARASADHVRLRQVLTTASLIEPLDEALRKLRMVGRPPSFLEMLGLVREAEAWEASLARGERPQAEERARFEAESRGDANPEDDRAAEDDAHNLASMGTGQAGPTEAPGASGDPAPPQPCSPRCLQAAGVLDCGDVCVL
- the PNMA6A gene encoding paraneoplastic antigen-like protein 6A isoform X1, with the protein product MAVTMLQDWCRWMGVSARRALLVLGVPEDCEEAELQDSLEAALWPMGHFAVLGKVFREEENATAVLVELDQEVNYALVPREIPGNGGPWNVVFVPRCSGEEFLNRVFHFIEQQGQSVESVAGALGLGLRRVCWLRSISQAVQPWVETVRYQHLGVFSGREEPAPGEESFDVWLDHTSDMLHVWQGVSERERRRRLLEGLRGTPLQLVHGLLAENPSRTAQECLAALVQVFGGNESAATTRVRCLTAQQKAGERLSAYVLRLEVLLQKAMEKGALARASADHVRLRQVLTTASLIEPLDEALRKLRMVGRPPSFLEMLGLVREAEAWEASLARGERPQAEERARFEAESRGDANPEDDRAAEDDAHNLASMGTGQAGPTEAPGASGDPAPPQVGSASGTGPEGPGCAPEHLAQAGAQGAEDTPGEEAGNTGGAGELSGPESPLGK